One window from the genome of Euzebyales bacterium encodes:
- a CDS encoding DUF998 domain-containing protein, with protein sequence MRDPDLPVRARGGRPSVEVLGTISLVCTGWFLASVVLLHLINPALDPVDHQISEYALGPSGWLMTVAFLVVGAGMVAVGLGLRRSLAPGPRVWAAWLIAVTGVFFVGVAVFPTDAQLADGTTATTFSGQMHTLAGTIGPLFLVVGAFILRGVFARDRRWHPLARVTGWFAVAITLWYLISGTVVVAFGPGSYTGVVQRLFWLVLLGWLALIGGWLRRLGAAPTAAPVAPAMRGAAG encoded by the coding sequence ATGCGTGACCCCGACCTTCCCGTCCGCGCACGCGGAGGCCGCCCGTCCGTGGAGGTGCTCGGCACCATCAGCCTGGTCTGCACGGGATGGTTCCTTGCCAGTGTCGTCCTCCTGCATCTGATCAACCCGGCGTTGGACCCCGTCGACCACCAGATCAGCGAGTACGCGCTGGGACCGTCGGGGTGGCTGATGACGGTCGCGTTCCTGGTCGTCGGCGCCGGGATGGTGGCGGTGGGCCTCGGGTTGCGTCGATCGCTGGCACCGGGCCCGCGCGTGTGGGCGGCGTGGCTGATCGCGGTGACCGGCGTGTTCTTCGTCGGCGTCGCCGTGTTCCCAACGGACGCCCAACTTGCAGACGGCACGACCGCCACCACCTTCTCGGGTCAGATGCACACCTTGGCCGGCACCATCGGTCCCCTCTTTCTGGTCGTGGGCGCGTTCATCCTGCGCGGCGTGTTCGCACGCGATCGCAGATGGCATCCGCTGGCCCGGGTGACAGGCTGGTTCGCCGTGGCGATCACGCTGTGGTACCTGATCAGTGGCACGGTTGTCGTTGCGTTCGGGCCGGGCAGTTACACCGGCGTCGTGCAGCGGCTGTTCTGGCTCGTACTGCTCGGCTGGCTCGCCCTGATCGGCGGGTGGCTGCGGCGTCTGGGGGCTGCGCCGACTGCTGCACCGGTGGCACCGGCGATGAGAGGGGCGGCAGGATGA
- a CDS encoding FAD-dependent oxidoreductase, with product MNPALLLVIEDTGTRRYMTDELASRFARDYAIEAYASAAAARQRLQAVDPSMAPVAMVLADADLGSAESIGFLGRVRELVPTASRILLHDRGAGTAGSDVMRAMALGRIDSAMAKPTGPRDEDFFGALTEYLSDWAWLTRPVVDAVKIVGSDRTPAEREMVDLLRRHEVPTGVYGPESGEGQRILARAGPDATLPVVEVLDGPPLSDPSLVEVVDQLGAAGAVSEDGYDLVIVGAGPAGLGAAVYAASEGLRTLVVEQEAIGGQAGTSSMIRNYLGFPRGVTGRRLAGHGARQAIRFGASFHLMRSVVALRRADGLSVRLSSGVNAAARSVLLACGVSYRRLGVTALEALVGAGVFYGAAVGEAPALMGLDAFVVGAGNSAGQAALHLARYAARVTMVVRAPDLDRSMSAYLVREVAAHDRIEVLVRSEVVGGRGDGHLEQLTLRDNVTGELRDVPAAGLFILIGAEPRTDWLPDDIERDDRGFVRTGAEVSPTRWPLARPPAAFETSMPGVFAAGDVRRGSVKRVAAAAGEGAVTVPMIHNVLTGQGDRGPA from the coding sequence ATGAACCCAGCCCTGCTGTTGGTCATCGAAGACACCGGCACGCGCCGGTACATGACCGACGAACTCGCGAGTCGCTTCGCTCGTGACTACGCGATCGAGGCGTACGCGTCGGCTGCGGCGGCCCGCCAGCGGCTGCAGGCGGTCGATCCCTCGATGGCTCCCGTGGCGATGGTCCTCGCCGACGCCGACCTGGGATCGGCCGAGAGCATCGGATTTCTCGGGCGGGTCAGGGAGCTTGTGCCCACCGCATCGCGGATCCTGCTGCATGACCGCGGCGCGGGCACCGCTGGGAGCGACGTCATGCGTGCCATGGCGCTCGGGCGGATCGACAGCGCGATGGCGAAGCCGACCGGACCACGCGACGAGGACTTCTTCGGCGCGCTGACTGAGTACCTGTCCGACTGGGCGTGGCTCACACGGCCGGTGGTCGACGCCGTGAAGATCGTCGGATCCGACCGGACGCCGGCTGAACGGGAGATGGTCGACCTGCTGCGCCGGCACGAGGTTCCGACCGGTGTCTATGGGCCGGAGTCCGGTGAGGGGCAGCGGATCCTCGCGCGCGCAGGGCCGGACGCGACGCTCCCCGTCGTGGAGGTGCTCGACGGGCCACCGTTGAGCGACCCGTCGCTTGTGGAAGTGGTCGACCAGCTGGGGGCCGCCGGTGCCGTGAGCGAGGACGGCTACGACCTGGTGATCGTCGGTGCGGGACCGGCCGGGTTGGGCGCGGCCGTGTATGCCGCATCCGAGGGCTTGCGTACCCTGGTCGTTGAGCAGGAAGCGATCGGCGGGCAGGCCGGCACGAGTTCGATGATCCGCAACTATCTCGGCTTCCCTCGCGGTGTCACAGGCCGTCGTCTCGCCGGCCATGGCGCGCGGCAGGCGATCCGGTTCGGCGCGTCGTTCCACCTGATGCGTTCGGTGGTGGCGCTGCGGCGTGCAGATGGCCTGAGTGTGCGGTTGTCCAGCGGTGTCAACGCGGCTGCGCGATCGGTGCTGCTGGCCTGCGGTGTGTCCTACCGCAGGCTCGGGGTCACGGCGCTCGAGGCACTGGTCGGCGCGGGCGTGTTCTACGGCGCGGCCGTGGGCGAGGCACCGGCGCTCATGGGGCTGGACGCCTTCGTCGTCGGCGCCGGCAACTCGGCGGGCCAGGCAGCGTTGCATCTCGCCAGGTACGCGGCCCGCGTGACCATGGTCGTGCGTGCACCCGACCTCGACCGCTCGATGTCGGCCTACCTCGTGCGTGAGGTCGCCGCGCACGACCGCATCGAGGTGCTGGTGCGGTCGGAGGTCGTCGGCGGTCGTGGCGACGGGCACCTCGAGCAGTTGACGTTGCGTGACAACGTGACCGGTGAGCTCCGCGACGTCCCTGCTGCAGGGTTGTTCATCCTCATCGGCGCCGAGCCACGCACCGACTGGCTGCCCGACGACATCGAACGCGACGACCGTGGGTTCGTGCGTACGGGTGCCGAGGTCTCACCTACGCGATGGCCGTTGGCACGTCCGCCGGCCGCGTTCGAGACCAGCATGCCGGGCGTGTTCGCCGCCGGCGACGTGCGCAGAGGATCGGTGAAGCGCGTCGCCGCCGCCGCTGGCGAAGGGGCGGTGACGGTACCCATGATCCACAACGTGCTGACCGGCCAAGGCGATCGCGGTCCTGCGTGA